The proteins below come from a single Aegilops tauschii subsp. strangulata cultivar AL8/78 chromosome 6, Aet v6.0, whole genome shotgun sequence genomic window:
- the LOC109781634 gene encoding uncharacterized protein — MSTWAVMAFLLSVIAAASQLQPVARAAAPGTLGAGVTLQEDQHQVVVDNGIVQVAVSKPQGQIIGVRYVDDTNLLYFNNNEISGGYWDVVWNFPGSGYPTATGMNDMLDGTEFRVVSASEEQVELSFMSTYDPSRLNSVPLNVDKRLVMLRGGSGFYCYAIFEHAGGWPAIDVSEARLVFKLDPATFNYMAVSDGIQRYMPGAADRDAPRAVPLAYKEAVLLVHPSEPQFAGEVDDKYQYSMDNKDNRVHGWIAGAGGGDGDRVPVGFWVVTPSNEFKSGGPLKRELTSHIGPTSLTMFMGTHYIGSDMVARIEAGEHWKKVMGPVFIYLNSNPERGGFQPLWEDAKAQAEVEASRWPYSFPLSPDFHRAGERGSVTGRLLVRDRYTSGGEDVPARLAYVGLAAPGQPGSWATESKGYQFWTRSSATGNTFTIDNVRAGEYNLYAWVPGVLGDYVRTAPVTVVPGGAVALGDLVFEPPRSGPTLWEIGVPDRSATEFFVPDPNHRYLSKLFVARDKYRQYGLWERYAELYPAGDPVFTVGVSNHSKDWFFAHVTRKSGNGENVPTTRRIRFDMPRVAAGGTYTLRIALAAAHMSKLKVQVNGATGKGSAGGVFVTPEFGDDNAIARHGEHGRWWSFEFPVDGRLLVQGDNTISVTQARAFSVFMGVMYDYVRLEGPSGWDSGVTSSVGLGKILPLGLLYGLVVLPTLIFLLSK, encoded by the exons ATGTCGACGTGGGCGGTCATGGCGTTCCTGCTCTCTGTCATTGCGGCGGCGTCGCAGCTGCAGCCCGTGGCGCGCGCGGCGGCTCCAGGGACCCTAGGCGCCGGCGTTACGCTGCAGGAAGATCAGCACCAG GTGGTGGTGGACAACGGCATTGTGCAGGTGGCAGTGTCCAAGCCGCAGGGCCAGATCATCGGCGTCCGTTATGTCGACGACACTAACCTCCTCTATTTCAACAACAATGAGATATCAGGCGG GTACTGGGATGTAGTTTGGAACTTTCCAGGATCGGGATATCCCACGGCCACGGGCATGAACGACAT GTTGGATGGTACCGAGTTCAGGGTGGTGTCTGCCAGCGAGGAGCAAGTGGAGCTCTCCTTCATGAGCACCTACGACCCATCACGCCTCAACAGCGTCCCGCTCAACGTCGACAAGAG GCTGGTGATGCTGAGAGGCGGCTCCGGGTTCTACTGCTACGCCATCTTCGAGCACGCCGGCGGCTGGCCGGCCATCGACGTCTCAGAGGCCCGGCTCGTCTTCAAGCTCGACCCCGCGACGTTCAACTACATGGCCGTCTCGGACGGGATCCAGAGGTACATGCCAGGGGCGGCGGACCGGGACGCGCCCCGGGCCGTGCCGCTGGCGTACAAGGAGGCCGTGCTGCTCGTGCACCCGTCGGAGCCGCAGTTCGCGGGGGAGGTGGACGACAAGTACCAGTACTCCATGGACAACAAGGACAACCGCGTCCACGGCTGGATCGCCGGCGCCGGTGGTGGCGACGGCGACCGGGTGCCGGTGGGGTTCTGGGTGGTCACCCCCAGCAACGAGTTCAAGAGCGGCGGCCCCCTCAAGCGCGAGCTCACCTCCCACATCGGCCCCACCTCGTTGACT ATGTTCATGGGGACTCATTACATCGGGAGCGACATGGTGGCGAGGATCGAGGCCGGCGAGCACTGGAAGAAGGTCATGGGGCCGGTGTTCATCTACCTCAACTCCAACCCAGAGCGGGGAGGCTTCCAGCCGCTGTGGGAGGACGCCAAGGCGCAGGCGGAGGTCGAGGCGAGCCGATGGCCGTACAGCTTCCCGTTGTCGCCGGACTTCCACAGGGCAGGCGAGAGGGGCTCCGTCACCGGTCGGTTGCTGGTCAGAGACAGGTACACGAGCGGCGGCGAGGACGTGCCCGCCCGGCTGGCCTACGTCGGCCTCGCCGCTCCGGGACAGCCCGGCTCCTGGGCGACGGAGAGCAAG GGCTACCAGTTCTGGACGAGGTCGTCGGCGACCGGCAACACGTTCACCATTGACAACGTACGGGCAGGGGAGTACAACCTCTACGCCTGGGTCCCCGGGGTCCTCGGCGACTACGTGCGCACGGCTCCGGTAACGGTGGTGCCCGGCGGCGCGGTTGCCCTCGGCGACCTCGTGTTTGAGCCGCCCCGATCGGGGCCGACGCTGTGGGAGATCGGCGTGCCAGACCGGAGCGCCACCGAGTTCTTCGTCCCTGATCCCAACCACAGGTACCTCAGCAAGCTCTTCGTCGCCAGGGACAAGTACAGGCAGTACGGGCTGTGGGAGCGGTACGCCGAGCTGTACCCCGCCGGCGACCCCGTCTTCACCGTCGGCGTGAGCAACCACTCCAAGGACTGGTTCTTCGCGCATGTCACAAG GAAGAGTGGCAACGGCGAGAACGTGCCGACGACGCGGCGGATCCGGTTCGACATGCCCCGCGTCGCCGCCGGCGGCACCTACACGCTGCGCATCGCGCTCGCGGCGGCGCACATGTCCAAGCTGAAGGTGCAGGTGAACGGGGCGACGGGGAAGGGGTCGGCCGGGGGAGTGTTCGTGACGCCCGAGTTCGGGGACGACAACGCGATCGCGCGGCACGGCGAGCACGGCAGGTGGTGGAGCTTCGAGTTCCCGGTCGACGGGCGGCTGCTCGTGCAAGGGGATAACACCATCAGCGTCACGCAGGCGAGGGCGTTCAGCGTGTTCATGGGGGTCATGTACGATTACGTCCGGCTGGAAGGGCCCTCCGGTTGGGATTCTGGCGTCACAAGTAGTGTTGGTCTAGGCAAAATCTTGCCTCTCGGTTTGCTATATGGGCTTGTCGTGCTACCAACATTGATATTTCTACTAAGCAAGTGA